The Fusarium keratoplasticum isolate Fu6.1 chromosome 4, whole genome shotgun sequence genome contains the following window.
CAAACAGGTCCTCCAGGGCCTcacgcttcttctcgtcgtccaGCTTGTCGTTGCGCATCACGGCTTCCCACTTGCCGTACTCCTCATCAGTCAGGAGACACTCATCCAGAAGCTTCTCAAGACCCTTGTGATTTAGGTTCTCGCCGATGAAGACAAGCTCCTGACGACGGTCTCCCCACTCGCCACCCTTCTTGATGTCATGCTGAACAAGGCTATCAACCTCTTCATCACCAGTAGTGTACTCCTCAGGAGGGATGGTACAGAACCAAGGACGGCCACCGGTAAGCGTGAGCATGGCACCAGCCTGAGACCACTCTCCAGCACGCTGAGGTCGGGTAGCAAGGAAGAATTCTCCCTTGGAGCGGAAGAGACGCGCAAAGATCGGGTGCTTGCGCTTGTTGGCGAGAATGACGGGGTTTTCGGGTGTGAAGAGTTCCTCAGAGTCGAGCatggcatcatcctcatcgagcttttgcttcttggagGGGCCATCGACGGAGGGGACTGTTTGGACAGTGGAGTGGGAGCTctgaggagaggaggggatAGAGCGCTTGcccttggaggaggaagagtcttCAGCATCCTGGTCAGCAtcgacaacctcatcatcctctaCGTCTTGGTAGTCAATCATCTcaagatcttcttcatcctcctcatcgtcttcttcatcaccctcctcctcagggtGCTCCAACTGCAAGATAAACTTATCATACACCAGCGCCCAAAGGCGCCTGGGATGAAAAGGCCGACGGCGAGTGTAAATGCAGCTGCGGACAGAGTACTCCTCCGTCTCGGGCTTGGGGGTGAGCACGTTGCGACCGTTGACCTCTCGGACAGTCATATCGTGGAGATCCTGGAGCCAGCCGTAGCCGGACTGGGCGACTTGGAGGTTGAACATGCCCGTGTTGACGATCTGCTTGACGTCGACCTTGCCGTAGCTGGAttcgaggatcttggcgcGATGGTTGAGCTTGCCGATGAGGTCGAGCAGGCGAggcttggtcttggcgtcGATCTGAGATGGGTTAGTAGACGTGGATGGGGAGAGGTCAGGTGCAGCTTACCATGTCGAccttgttgaggatgatgacatCGGCAAACTCGATCTGATCAACCATGAGGTCGGAGACGGTTCGCTCATCCTCGGGCGTCACGTCATCacgacgagacgagagcAGATCCTCTGTGTCAAAGTCGTGCAGCATGGTGAAGGCATCAATGACAGTGACAGTCGTGTCGAGGCGAGCAAACTTCTCCAGACCGCCAGCGGCCTTACTAAAAGAGAGTCAGACCAAGGGTCATGGGGTTCATGAGGACGACTTACAGCTGTCGAAGAACCTTGAGCATGTCATCATCCAGACCAGGAGCACCCTCCAACGACCCCATAGCATCCATCTGCTCCGCAAGCCGAGAGTCAAACGTCTCAGCAACCTGCTCAGGCTCACTGATACCACTGCTCTCGATGATTATGTAGTCAAACTCCTGCAGCTGGGCAAGACGgacgagctcctcgagcaaGTCGCCGCGGAGGGTGCAGCAGATGCATCCGTTCTGGAGGGCGATGACCTTTTCTTGGGTCTTGGAGAGGTGGTGggtcttcttgatgagggagGCATCGACGTTGAT
Protein-coding sequences here:
- a CDS encoding CobW C-terminal domain-containing protein, translated to MAKNRVKKSSKSKSAKKPGIPPKALPVTLLSGFLGSGKTTLLKHILRSEHGLRIAVVVNDIGAINVDASLIKKTHHLSKTQEKVIALQNGCICCTLRGDLLEELVRLAQLQEFDYIIIESSGISEPEQVAETFDSRLAEQMDAMGSLEGAPGLDDDMLKVLRQLKAAGGLEKFARLDTTVTVIDAFTMLHDFDTEDLLSSRRDDVTPEDERTVSDLMVDQIEFADVIILNKVDMIDAKTKPRLLDLIGKLNHRAKILESSYGKVDVKQIVNTGMFNLQVAQSGYGWLQDLHDMTVREVNGRNVLTPKPETEEYSVRSCIYTRRRPFHPRRLWALVYDKFILQLEHPEEEGDEEDDEEDEEDLEMIDYQDVEDDEVVDADQDAEDSSSSKGKRSIPSSPQSSHSTVQTVPSVDGPSKKQKLDEDDAMLDSEELFTPENPVILANKRKHPIFARLFRSKGEFFLATRPQRAGEWSQAGAMLTLTGGRPWFCTIPPEEYTTGDEEVDSLVQHDIKKGGEWGDRRQELVFIGENLNHKGLEKLLDECLLTDEEYGKWEAVMRNDKLDDEKKREALEDLFEDGFPDWPEDDEDDEDHEGHDHAHPHGLRSIKKHLQEVD